TTAACGTTGGTATCCTCGGCTCGTTTATCTCCTTCACCACGCTGAGAAGAGCGGGTAAGGGCGCCTCCACGATCTCATGTCCACCCTCTATCGCCCTTTGAACCCTGATCCTTCTATCCTCTATCTCCTCTATCCTGCTCACGTAGGTCAGTATAGGAATATCGAGCATCGCTCCAACTCCGGGGCCAACTTGGCCTGTCTCCCCGTCCGTTGCTCTCTCACCCGTAAAAATGATATCGAAACCGCCAAGCTTTTTAATAGTTGATGAGAGAGCATAGGCGGTAGCGAGGGTATCCGAACCGGCAAGTTTCCTATCCGAGATGAGATAACCGCCATCACATCCCATCGAAATGGCATCTCTGATGGCATCAACGGCCATAGCGGGTCCCATCGAGATGACGGTGATCTCGGCTTCACCTTGTAGTCTCTCCTTCGTCCTGATGGCCTCCTCAACTGCATAGAGATCCAACGGGTTAATCACAGCTTCCATCTCCGTCCTGATCATCGTGCCCGTCCTTTCATCCATCTTAACCTTATCAGTGGCAGGAACCTGCTTCACGAGAACGGCTAGCCTCATTGAGCGCCTCCCAATGCTAAAATGCAAGGAGCGGGCATGGCTTCGAGAAGGAAATCTTCAGTAGCCATGCCCGCCCCATATCCTGTCAGATCATCGCCCAGGCCTGTATGAGAACCCTCTTGGCATTGGCTATGACGAGATCGGGATCTTCGCCCTCCATGGGTTTGACTTCGAAACTCACTATCGGCGGATCATCCGTGTTGAGGAAACCCACGTCCAGGAGAGCATCGAGATACTCGGCCACGTCCTCGACGTCGTTCTCGCCGATTCCGAAACGCGGATGTTGATCGCCATATGCCGGATGATTCGGATCGAGCACGCAGTTGCCTACATGGGCATGGACAAGGTAGTCCTTGACCAGCCACACGCTTTCAGTCGGCGTCTCGTTGAGAAGCGGCATATGTGATAGATCCACCATCAGTCCGAAGTTGGCCCGGTTGACCCTCCTTGCGAACTCAGCCGCCAGTTCGGACGGGCCGATGAGGGCCTTCTTATCCACCTCTCTGTCGAACGTCTCAAGCGTTATGCCCATTCCCTTCTC
The sequence above is a segment of the Candidatus Poribacteria bacterium genome. Coding sequences within it:
- a CDS encoding electron transfer flavoprotein subunit beta/FixA family protein; this translates as MRLAVLVKQVPATDKVKMDERTGTMIRTEMEAVINPLDLYAVEEAIRTKERLQGEAEITVISMGPAMAVDAIRDAISMGCDGGYLISDRKLAGSDTLATAYALSSTIKKLGGFDIIFTGERATDGETGQVGPGVGAMLDIPILTYVSRIEEIEDRRIRVQRAIEGGHEIVEAPLPALLSVVKEINEPRIPTLNGKIKARNAEIPILSLEDIGADEERVGLRGSPTRVVKIFYPKIARNGEIISAEDVDAAVDRLIQFLREREII
- a CDS encoding sugar phosphate isomerase/epimerase → MREPIHAYMKVGLIHFMAFPETIKGEGPIAETVKKIAEDEFFTAIEITWMKDPEVRKQVREMIETSGMTVGYGAQPAVLTIPLNPNSLDEEERRKAVEVLKGQIDMAYEMGAKRMAFLSGKDPGDEQRDAAVEALVKTTQELCDYAAEKGMGITLETFDREVDKKALIGPSELAAEFARRVNRANFGLMVDLSHMPLLNETPTESVWLVKDYLVHAHVGNCVLDPNHPAYGDQHPRFGIGENDVEDVAEYLDALLDVGFLNTDDPPIVSFEVKPMEGEDPDLVIANAKRVLIQAWAMI